The Neomonachus schauinslandi chromosome 14, ASM220157v2, whole genome shotgun sequence genomic interval gacTGAAGCGGGGCTGGGACCAGTGGTGGATGAGGGCTGCTCTCTACCcactctgcctctttttttctcctttaatttttgtgtgtgatttttgtctgtttgtttttttgttaatcACTGTGAAAAATACAGAAACCAAAACGAACATGTTTGGTTTCTTTCCCTCACCCCTCCACCCAGTTCAGGATGGTATTTGTTCTCACAACCGGCAGAGGCAGAAGAGGGTTGGAATGAAGACTCCGAAGGCCACCAGGATGGGAAACATGAGGCTGCTGTTGTCCGAGGCATAGGGGTTGGGCGTGCGGGGGCCTGACTGCACCCGGTTCTTATTGGTCTGTCTTTTGAGGTTAGACCCTTCATCgtattcttcttcctcctcctcctcctctttcttctccagtcCTGGATGAGGCTGCAGCTTTGGTACATCTGACACGAGAAAACAGAGGCCTGTTAAGTAAGATCCACGGCATTTGAGTGAGACCCTTAAGAGCCGTAAATGAGCCACAACAAAGAGATGCTACGACCTATGCTGggtccacaggaaaaaaaaagaagtagcagaAATAGCTCCTGGCCTAGAGGATAGCAGATTGCTGCAAACACTTAGTCTTCTTTAGATTTAACTAAAACACAGTAAAAGCCCTGCGCCCAGGGAGGTTCGCTATCTCCCCTTCCTGTCCTACTTCTTCAGAACCACGGGAGGACCAGATTGAACAGAGACAATGACCCGACACCCAAAACTTAACCTTTTCAAATCCCTCCTGCAGCCTCCGCAATCCCACATTCCCTTCTGATTCACAAAGCAACTGAGGAAAAGCTGAGCCACAGAGCCTTGGGTTGTCAGCACTCACTAcccctctgctctgcctcctcCTTAGGGGATCAAGCTACAAATCTGTTTTTGTGGCAAGACTCCTGCCTAGATGTCAGAATACCAGCATCTGGGGACACATCAAGACAACAGGATGAGCCCCCTGGTGCATTCAGGATGAGTTGGGAAAATGTACAGAGGTGGAATGGAGGTGAAAAGTCACTTAGACAAGCTTTCTCTGCAAAAAATAAGCCTGGGAAGCTGGTGGGTAGGATCATCGCAATGCTGAGAAAGCGATACACCCTAAGGCTGGATCCCAAGAACAAGGAGACATTGGTAAGTAAACTTTTGTCCAGTACAGTCCAGCAATTCTGGACTCTCTCAGAGCATACCAAAATGCTAAAGGACTCCTCCTCcttttgtcttttccctttttgctcCCAGGAAATAGATgtcaaagaaagagaataaggaCAAGTTTTAGGCAATTCCAAAAGACTACAAGGTCAGGGCACACCAGTAGGTACCATTATTAAGCCAAATTTACAGTGAAGTTAAAGAAATTTGTCCAAAACCAAAGAGCTGATTAAGTGGCAGCAACAAAATTTGAACACAGACCTTACTCCAAAGCTTATGGCCAGCACCATGCTACACTTCATCCCCATCCATCTGGCTCTGGATTCCCCACAATTTGGCTTTAGGTGTTCTCACAAGAGTGATCAGCTAAATTATTCCCCCAAGGGTTTCCTCAACTATATCCTTCAGCCCAAGGAAAAAAGGAGGTTAAAGACGCCACTTACCATCCACTGTCCCAGCCATGATGTAGAGTGCACAAACTTTGGGATTGTCATAGTACCCCTAGGAAATGGGAAACCATGGTCAGCACCACACAGCAGTAAACATTCCCCCTGCACCCAttcttttattaaacatttcctcagcggggagggcagagggagagcattaCCTTAACAAACTCGATGTAGAGTTTCCCTGTGAAGGTGGACACCTCCCCTTGGACACTCAGCTTCCCCTTTCTGATGCTCATAGGGATGATTTCATCATGAGCTGTGCTGTGCCCAACACGATCAAAGATATCCAAGTCCTTCACCACAACATGGCCATTCAATCGCACATCAAATACcttccacaattaaaaaaaaagagagagagagagacaatgtcAAAACCATCAGCTTCATACCCCTTTAGCAGCTGGACATTACCTGCCTGGATCTTCAAGttcagaaagaatttttaaaatgacagggCTGGATATAGTCAAGGGTACCAAGTTCTTTACATGAGCTAAATCAAAGCCAAGTTCTTTCACTGTCCTTAGGaacaaagaatacaaacaaaaaGCTCAACATGGACAGAAGGAAATTCGCAAGAGACAGGAAAAGAATAAGGCTAAATACAAGAAGGTGCTGACAACCAAGGAAGACAACCAGGATCAGTTAGTTGCCAAGAACTAAGATTCTGGCATTGCCTTCTGTCACCAACCCCCAAGGCAAGTGCAGCCTTGTGAGCAATGGGACATTGCTTCTCTAGGGGCAGAAGGAATCCAGCTTTTCCTCAAAGCTCACCTGTTCCTCCCTTCTGGGGAGGCTCTTACATTCTCTGGCCCATAGCAGGGGACTATCCAAGAGTGGCAATGTCCCACTGACCAGGCCTCACCTTCTGCTGGGACTGTGCAAAGTAGACCTCGGCAAATTTCAACACTAGCACATAATCCCCCTCCTCCTTAATGGGCACTTCGTAGCCAAAAGTCTCCTCATTGTACCGCTCTGTTTGATACAGGATCTGGTCCTCCGGGTTGGAACGCAGGATTGGCAGTTTCATACCGTAGTCAGAGGCTGTGGacaaaaaacaagagaaaccACATCAGAGgcaagacacacaaaaaaagcagaGACCCCAGAACTGCCAGCCATTTCCAGGGCAATGCGAGTAACCTTCCCAGGGGAAGGGGCCACCCCCTATCCGCCTGGCTCTAAAGAGACCAGACACAAAGGCAAGAATTAGAGAGCCATTACCAAGGAAGAGTAAAGTGAGAGAAACCAAACACTAATCACCCCAACAGCTCCCTAACCCTCAGAGTAGAACTTTTTAAAAGCCTGTTAAAATGACTTTCCTCAACTGCACAGAGAGTGACAGGAAGAAAACAGGCGATAGCTACAGTTCCTGGCTCCCTGAGAAGGGGAACTTCAGAGAAAGCTCATAAAACAGGGGGGGATGGCCAAGAACTCTTCAAGATGATTAAGTTCAGAGAATGtatgtggtttgttttgttttgtttttttcattcagaAAAGCTCAAGAGTCTAAAACAAACAGGCTATGTTAGGAAAGTCATTTCTGCATTGTCTTTATTGCAAGTAAGATACCAGCTTAgttgctttttataattttcattcacAAAGTTCCAAGGCTGGTAAAGAGAAACATGCTCATAAGAAGGGTGTGATGCTAATTTCCTTTACATGCAAGCACCTTAATTCTCACAAACTCACAAAACTCAACCTCACCTACTCTCTCTTGCACATTCCCCCAGTTAAAccgaaagaagaaaaaaagttcctactgtgtccccagcacctaacAAGGTGGCTGGCACATAAAGAGGCACTTAATATGATTTGCTGAActaacaaacagaaacaaaggagGTGCCTGCACAGCAGTGAAGCCATGCTATTCTCTCCACGGGGCTAGAGCCATCCtatagcaagaaaaaaatctgccaaGGTCCTACTGGCACCTCTGGCCTAAGATGCCCAAGTCCTTGGGGAGCCACCTTTCCCATGTCATAGACTGACAAGGAATAAGGCAGGGTAAAAGTAAaaagacgcctgggtggctcagttggtcgagcatgtggctcttgatctcagagttatgagtATTCAAGCCCCACTCTGAGCATagagcttacatttaaaaaaaaaaaaaaaggtaaaaagttaCTATCTTGGGTCGGTATCAGAAGAGCGGAAAACCTCTATTGCCCCCAAACCTCTTCCCCAGCCTTGGTAGAAGACAAAACTATGTATGTTTTTCTCCCGCTCCATAACAAACTAGACTGGGGTCTTTCCTCAAACATGAGACACCAACCACACTCCAGCCCCAGAGATGAATAGCTATGCTTCTTCCTTCGAAAGTAGCTTCTCTGATTCCTTTATCATGTAAACACAATGAGGCTTTCCAGTGCTCCATAAATCTACTTTCCAAACTACAGACTTAGCAATGATTTTGGTACAGGCCCAGTCGCTCCTCCAGCCCGGAATTAAGATTTCAAAACCACCTTCCAATCTCACACAGTGACTCTGAAGACATTTGGCACCTAGGTCCTTTGGGAGATGTCCAAGAGCAGTCATCCCTGGAGCTTTACCTTCTGAATCATCAAAACTCCAAGGGGATCTTTTATCGCCAAGGGAGGTAAAAGAGTAACTAAAAGAGCCAGTGGCTAAGGTCAagccctcaaaaaaataaacataactgTTAACAGTTCCTGTAAGGGGACAGTTAGCCATGACATCAGATGGACCTGATGAGACAATGCAATAGGAAACTCACTGCCCTTTTGTCTTCAgacctttttcttcttatttcttctcaagaaatcaaagaagggtGCTAAGTAGCACTACAAAGGATGTACTGCCAACACGCCTCAGCTCTTTCCCAGGCTCAAACCATTACACCAGGGCACAAACCCATAAAGATTAAAAGACTGCTATTTCTCTTCCACTTGAGTTCTAAGAATTTCCTTCTTCTATGAGAACCATGATCCTTACAAATTTGGAACATTAACTAGATTTGCTTTTTAGATACACAGAAAattttgtgcatgtgtggggaatttttttttttcttgccgaGTGGAAAAAGTGAGAAACTGACAGTAATGTAATCCGTAACAGCCTCAGTCTCACAACTAAGAAAACTCAGCCATGTGAATAAAAACTACTTAACAACCTTGGaattacctttaaatattttccctttaaagCCCAAGTGGCTTTCCCAAGAGATCTGCCACATGTAAAGTTGCATTTGCCCAAGTCCCAAGAGATGCAGCAGCAaaaaggattttcttctttcccccttaGACTTTATGTATTCACAGCTAAACAGACTTCTCTAAAATACAGTGAAGTGTACACAATCAGCACACTGCTGAAGTTGGCACAATGTAGTTCAGACAGTTAATCAGAAAGGAAGGGGGCCAAAGGGCCTACATTATGTCTGCTGCTAAGATTCTTAGTTCAGGACAATGGAGGAGCCAGGCTGCTCGAAAAATTCAGCCCCAGCTTTATAAGACAGGCCTGgatctgaatcctggctctgccacctatGACGGGATTTGgaacaaattattttctccaggtgttttctcacctgtaaaatgggggctaCCACCCACTTAAATTCTCTACCTATGAAATTCTACACCTATGAAATTCTACTACTTGGAGGGCCTGAAGATGAAGCCTGCCTCTTAGGTGACAGTATAGGGAGAGAATTCTAAACAAATCCCATGGCCTTCAGCAAATCAGAGGGAGCAGTGACTCTCATCCTCTTTTTAGTTCTTATCTCCCCAAAGCCAAATCCCTCCCCAGCCAAAAGGAAGGCTGCCCAGAAAAGGGTCTTCCCTAGGCTTGCAGAATCAGTAGTCTGATAGACTCAGGCTCTAAGCTACCTTTTTACCCCTCTGGAATCATGATATGCCCTAGTTGTCACTTCATGTAAAAGGTCACTGAGCACAGAAAAAGACACACTTTAACCCATTCTGGACAGAAGAGTTTTCAGACTCAGGGCCACTGATTTCTAAAGCATCGTAAGTTatactaaaaaaggaaaacaaggcccagagaggtaaagtgtGTTCTTCAAGGTCATACAAATGATCAGCAAGTATCTTTCTATGAAGAGGAAATAGCCTCTCCCAAAACCAAGCCAAGTTTCATGCTCTCAGGCCAAATAACCAGGTCTTTTCCTCCTCAGTCAGGAGGAACCCACAATGAGCAAGTGGAAAAGAACCCAGAATGTTCAGCATGCCAAAACCCCAAGTTGAGCACTGCCGAAGCATAGTGGTACTACCATCTGGTGAAGCACACAAGTTGAAAAAGCCATTCCCAAGC includes:
- the MLEC gene encoding malectin isoform X2 translates to MLGARAVEGAAVALLRLLLLLLLLLPALRGPGLGVVGSAGAGLPESVIWAVNAGGEAHVDVHGIHFRKDPLEGRVGRASDYGMKLPILRSNPEDQILYQTERYNEETFGYEVPIKEEGDYVLVLKFAEVYFAQSQQKMYQSCSLIQDWRRKRRRRRKKNTMKGLTSKDRPIRTGCSQAPARPTPMPRTTAASCFPSWWPSESSFQPSSASAGCENKYHPELGGGVRERNQTCSFWFLYFSQ
- the MLEC gene encoding malectin isoform X1 — its product is MLGARAVEGAAVALLRLLLLLLLLLPALRGPGLGVVGSAGAGLPESVIWAVNAGGEAHVDVHGIHFRKDPLEGRVGRASDYGMKLPILRSNPEDQILYQTERYNEETFGYEVPIKEEGDYVLVLKFAEVYFAQSQQKVFDVRLNGHVVVKDLDIFDRVGHSTAHDEIIPMSIRKGKLSVQGEVSTFTGKLYIEFVKGYYDNPKVCALYIMAGTVDDVPKLQPHPGLEKKEEEEEEEEYDEGSNLKRQTNKNRVQSGPRTPNPYASDNSSLMFPILVAFGVFIPTLFCLCRL